The Mercurialis annua linkage group LG2, ddMerAnnu1.2, whole genome shotgun sequence genome contains a region encoding:
- the LOC126669390 gene encoding pentatricopeptide repeat-containing protein At4g20090, with amino-acid sequence MPYILSTNFLNTLNNSNKKLYLTLIKLSSVHNHCCYCSSLATKTTPTHNNHLQNDTETDSSPVCDNFFNSGAKMGSFKVGDSTFYSLIENYANSSDFSSLDRVLTRMKLEKRVFLEKSFILMFKAYGKAHLPDKAIELFYRMNYEFRCRATVKSFNSVLNVTIQTGLYDRALEFYNSVILGCKDINIVPNVLSFNLIIKCMCKLGLVDNAIEVFREMPVRKCVPDAYTYCTLMDGLCKVDRIDEAVSLLDEMQIEGCFPNPVTFNVLINGLCRKGDFSRVAKLVDNMFLKGCVPNEVTYNTLIHGLLLKGKLDKALNLLDRMVLSKCVPNEVTYGTIINGLVKQGRVVDGARLLVLMEERGIRVNEYVCSVLVSGLFKEGKSEEAMQLFKESIDKGCKINTIVYSALIHGLCQDRKPDKAMEILLEMTGKGCTPNAFTYSSLMKGFFEVGNSHKAVEVWKNMATTICVQNEVCYSVLVDGLYKDGNAKEAMMVWTKMLATGQRPDVVAYSLMIHGLCNAGLVEEALKLYNEMLCLEPDSQPDVITYNILFNALCNQNRVSRAVDLLNSMLDRGCDPDLTTCNVFLRMLREKVDPPQDGAEFLDELVIRLSKMQRTIGASKIVEVMLQKFLSPKASTWAQIIQELCNPKKIQAVIDKCWSNLYC; translated from the coding sequence ATGCCTTATATACTCAGCACAAACTTCCTCAACACCCTAAACAATAGCAACAAAAAACTCtatttaaccctaattaaatTATCTTCCGTGCATAATCACTGCTGTTATTGCTCTTCACTCGCAACTAAAACGACCCCAACTCACAATAATCATCTCCAAAACGACACTGAAACTGATTCTTCTCCAGTTTgtgataattttttcaattcagGCGCCAAAATGGGCTCATTCAAGGTTGGTGATTCAACATTTTATTCACTCATTGAAAACTATGCAAATTCCAGTGATTTTAGCTCGTTAGACAGGGTTTTAACACGAATGAAGCTCGAAAAACGGGTTTTTTTAGAGAAGAGTTTTATCTTAATGTTTAAAGCTTACGGTAAAGCTCATTTACCTGATAAAGCTATTGAGTTGTTTTATAGAATGAATTATGAGTTTCGTTGTAGAGCTACTGTTAAGTCTTTTAACTCTGTTCTTAATGTAACTATACAAACTGGATTATATGATCGCGCTTTGGAGTTTTATAATTCTGTTATATTGGGTTGTAAAGATATAAATATAGTGCCTAATGtgcttagttttaatttgattattaaatgTATGTGTAAGTTGGGATTGGTTGATAATGCAATTGAGGTGTTTAGAGAAATGCCGGTTAGGAAATGTGTACCGGATGCTTATACTTATTGTACATTGATGGACGGGCTTTGTAAAGTTGATAGAATTGATGAGGCGGTTTCTTTGCTAGATGAGATGCAAATTGAGGGGTGTTTTCCTAATCCGGTTACTTTTAATGTGTTGATCAATGGGTTGTGTAGAAAGGGTGACTTTTCGCGGGTTGCTAAGCTTGTTGATAACATGTTTCTTAAGGGTTGTGTTCCTAATGAAGTGACGTATAACACCCTTATACATGGCTTATTGTTGAAGGGGAAGTTGGATAAGGCTCTTAATCTTTTGGATCGAATGGTGTTGAGTAAATGTGTGCCTAATGAAGTCACGTACGGGACGATTATTAATGGACTTGTTAAGCAAGGAAGAGTTGTAGATGGCGCTCGTCTTCTTGTTTTGATGGAAGAAAGAGGGATTCGTGTTAATGAATATGTTTGTTCGGTTCTAGTTAGTGGGCTATTTAAGGAGGGGAAGTCCGAGGAGGCAATGCAATTGTTCAAGGAATCAATAGATAAAGGATGCAAAATTAACACTATTGTATATAGTGCGCTTATACACGGCTTATGTCAAGATAGAAAGCCAGATAAAGCAATGGAAATTCTTTTGGAAATGACTGGTAAGGGTTGCACACCGAATGCATTCACTTATAGCTCATTAATGAAGGGATTCTTTGAAGTGGGTAACAGCCATAAAGCAGTTGAGGTGTGGAAGAACATGGCAACAACTATTTGTGTACAGAATGAAGTTTGTTATAGTGTACTCGTTGATGGCCTATATAAGGATGGGAACGCCAAGGAGGCTATGATGGTCTGGACAAAAATGTTGGCGACTGGACAAAGGCCTGATGTTGTGGCTTACAGTTTAATGATTCATGGCCTCTGCAATGCAGGTTTAGTAGAAGAGGCTTTAAAACTCTACAACGAGATGCTATGTTTGGAACCTGATTCCCAACCAGATGTTATTACATATAACATACTCTTTAATGCTTTATGCAACCAGAATAGAGTTTCTCGTGCTGTAGATCTTCTAAATAGTATGCTAGATCGGGGatgcgaccctgacttaactaCATGCAATGTATTTCTTAGAATGTTGAGAGAAAAGGTAGATCCACCTCAAGATGGGGCAGAGTTTCTGGACGAGCTAGTAATTCGTCTATCAAAGATGCAAAGAACTATAGGTGCTTCCAAGATTGTAGAAGTGATGTTACAGAAGTTTTTATCACCAAAAGCCTCTACTTGGGCACAAATCATTCAAGAACTATGTAATCCTAAGAAAATTCAAGCAGTCATTGACAAGTGCTGGAGTAACCTATATTGCTGA